Sequence from the Streptomyces sp. R33 genome:
TGGTCGAAGCCGGTCAGCACCGTGAGCTCGGCGGTGATCTCGTCGGTCAGTTCCAGCGACCGCAGGACGTGCGGCATGGTGCGAGCGGCGTCCGCGATCACCGCCGCGTCCTTCGCGTCGGTTTTCGCCTCGCCCGGATACAGGTCAGCGATCCGCCGCATTGCGAGTCCGGGCAGGTAGGCGACCTCGCAGCCGGCGTCGCGGGCGACGGTCAGCGGCAGAGCGCCGATTGAGGCCGGCTGGTCCACGATCACCAGCACCGTGCCGAACTTCGCGATCAGCTTGTCGAAGACGGCCCGCAGTTTCGGTTCGCTGTTGGGCATCGGCTTGTCGAAGACTTTCTTGCCCGCCGGCGTCAGCCCGTGACCGTGATGGGCGCTCTTGCCGACGTCCATACCCAGGAAGACGGCCACATCGCCGGTGTCTAACATCGCACCCCTCCAGGGTGGTTGGATCCTGCCGGCCTCGGCGGCGGCACCGTGCTCGCGCATCCACGTTATGCAGACCTGCCGCCCGCGAACTGCCCGGCATTGCGCCAGGCCGGGCGGTGGCCGGGTCTCTCATCAGCGTCTCCGACGGCACCCCACGGACCCGGCGACACCACCCCCCAGGTCATGCCTTCGACAGAGGGGACACAGCCATACCGGGCCCGGAGGCCAGCGGCCCCATTGCAGGACCGCGAAAAAGATAACGGGGGGGGCACAGCAGGTCCCGGCGTGGACACGGACCGGCAGCCGGCCCGCTCCCTCGGTGTATCGCCTTTCCGCGCCCGACGCGGAACCCCCTTGTGATGCTGGGCGAGGTGCGGGTCATCGACCGTCCCGCTCAGGGCCTCGGCAGCGAAAGGTGCAACCGTTGCCGTCCCGAGCCGTTCAACGGGACTTTGCCCGCAGCGCTCTGGTCAGCCGAGTGAAGGCGGGAGGTTGCGGGTTTCTGTGGGCTTGGCGTCGATGACGGTGCCGATGGGGTTCCAGCCGTGGGGTCCGGAGGGGTCGCCGCCGTCGAAGAGGTGGATGCTGATGCTGCCGTCGGAGCCGGTGAGGAGGTAGTCGGCGTGGCTGTCCGCGTCGAAGTCGGCCAGTTGGACCTTGCCGTGGTCAGTGGTCAGACCGGTCGCGGTCTGACCGAGGTACTGCCAGCCGCCGTGGCTGTCCCCGCCGCGGTTGAGGTAGGTGGTCACGGCGCCGCTGGGGCTGATCATCCAGTAGTCGGCCCTGCCGTCGCCGTCGTAGTCGGCCAGACGTACCCGGGTCCGGTCCGTCGTGGTGCCGGTGGCGATCTGGCCGATGTCACGCCAGCCGGTGCTGCCCGCCGCGTCGCCGCCGCGGTTGAGGTAGGCGTGGACGGCGCCGTCGTCAGCGATGGCGAGGTAGTCGGTGCGGCCGTCGCCGTCGAAGTCCGCGAAGCGGACCTGCTCGTGGCGGGTGGTGGTGCCCCAGGCGACCTGGCCGATGTGCTGCCAGCCGTTGGGGCCGGAGACGTCACCTCCCTTGTTGAGGTAGACGGTGACCCCTCCGTCGGCCGAGATGAGGAGGTAGTCGGCCCTGCCGTCGCCGTCGAAGTCGGCGAAGCGAACCCTCGTGCGGTCGGTGGTCACGCCCGTTGCGACGCGCCCCACGTCCTGCCAGCCGGAGGTGCGGTTCAGGCGTGCGCGTACCTCGCCGTTGTCGGCGATGGTGAGCTGGTCCGACCGGCCGTCGCCGTCGAAGTCGGCCCACCGCACGGGCCCGATGCCGCCAGCTTCGGTACCTGCGCGGGGCGCCGGGCGCCGGCGGGCCCAGCCGTCGCTGACCGTCTGCTCGATGGCCGCGTCGTAGGCGGTGGCCACCTTGAGGTAGCCGGCGTCGTTGGGGTGCAGCCCGTCCGGCAGTTCGGCGGCCAGGTCCAGCCGGGGCGGGGCCACGTACCGGAAGTGCTGCCCGGCCGCCTGCCGGCTCGCCTCCTGCCCTTGGACGACTGCGTTGAACGCGGCGGTCTGCCGTTCCAGGCCCGGCGTATCGGGCAACAGCCCGAGGACGATGACGGCGGTACCGGGCCGTTGGGCCTGCAGGCGGTCGACGAGCCCGAGCAGTCGGCGGGCCGCGTCCTCGGGATCGGCGGCATGCCACTTCAGGTCGTTGATGCCCAGGTGCAGCAGGACGACATCGGGCCGGGCGGCGTCCTGCCACCGGTCTATCTCGGCTCGGACCTGGTCGATCGTCCAGCCGCTGTGCCCCTCGTTGTCGGGATCGCCGACGGCGCCGACGGACCCGGAGCCCACGAAGTCGGGCACGAACCGGTTCTGCTGCACGAGCCGGTCCCACAGGGGCGCGCGGTAGCCGGCACCGCCGGAGCTGCCGGCGCCGGCCGTGATGGAGTCGCCCAGCGGCATGATCCTCATCAGCGGAGGCGAAGGCTGTGCGGTGGCTGCGGCAGGGCTCGCCGCGATGCCGGTCAGGACGGCACCGGCGACGGCGGCCACGAGGGCGAGGCGGGTCAGTCTTGCCACGATCGATGAGTCTTTCGGGTAGGAGTCGAGCGGGCCCGCCCGGCTCACCGGAACCGGGCGGGCCCATATGCCCGGCTTTCGAAGGCCGGGCAGACGGTCAGCCCTCGGGCACCGACGATGAGCCGGCGCGCCTCGGGGCGGTAGTTGCGGTGCCGGTCAGGTGCCGCTGGCGACCTTGCCGATGCCGGTCCAGCCGTTGGGGCCGGACTTGTCGCCGCCGTTCCACAGCCAGACGGAGGCGCTGCCGCCGGTGCCGGCGACGAGGTAGTCGGCGTGGGTGTCGGCGTTGAAGTCGACGAACTGGATCTTGGTGTGGTCGGTGGTGACGCCGCTGGCGATCTGGCCGACCGTGTTCCAGCCGTTGCCGCCGGCCGGGTCGCCGCCGCGGTTGAGGTAGAGGTCGACCTTGCCGTCGGCCTTGACCTGGATGTAGTCGGCCTTGCCGTCGCCGTCGTTGTCGGCGAGGCGGATACGGGAGCGGTCGCTGGTCACGCCGGAGGCGACCGTGCCGGCTGCGGGCCAGCCGTTGCCGGACTGGTCGCCGCCGCGGTTGAGGAAGACCGAGAGCGCACCGGAGTCGTTGAAGACCATGTAGTCGGAGCGGCCGTCGCCGTCCCAGTCCGCGAAGCGGACCTTGGTGGCGTCGTTCGTCACACCGGAGGCGACCTTGCCCAGGTGCTTCCAGCCGGTGCCGGGGTCGCCGCCCTGGTTGAGGTAGACCTCGACGGAGCCGTCGGTGTTGATCAGGATGTAGTCGGCCTTGCCGTCACCGTCGAAGTCGGCGAAACGGACCCGGTTGCGGTCGTTGGTCAGGCCGGTGGCCACCCGGCCGATGCCCTGCCAGCCGTTGGCGCCGGCCGGGTCGCCGCCGCGGTTGAGCCAGACGGAGACCTCGCCGTTGTCGGCGACGCTGATGTAGTCGGGCTTGCGGTCGCCGTCGAAGTCGGCCCAGCGGATGCGGTCGTTGCCGCCGGCCTCGTTGACCGCCGTGGACCGGCGCGAGGTCAGCGAGCTGATCCACTGGCCCAGGTCGTCGACGCGGCTGTCGTACGCCCCGGTCTTCGTCTCGGTGTTGTCGAGGCAGTTGCCCTGCCAGGACCGGCTGCCGATGGCGACGATGGCCGGCTTGCCGTTTTCGGTGCGCACGGCAGGGGCGCCGGCGTCACCCTTGCAGACGGTGGCGTCCGCCGGGGTCTTCGCGGCCACATCGATGCCGGTGGCCGCGACGGTGCCGACGGTGAAGACCGCGGTGTGGATCTTGCTGGGCGCCCATTCGGACTGAGTGCGCCCGAAGCCGGCGACGGTCAGTTCCTGGCCTGCCGTGGGCGCGGTCGCGGACACGGCAGCCGGGGTGACGCCGAAGGCGGGCTTCTCCAGACGGGCCATCACCAGGTCCCGGTCCTCGCGCGGCACGACCTCGACGATCTCGGTGGTGTGACCGCTGGACGT
This genomic interval carries:
- a CDS encoding FG-GAP-like repeat-containing protein: MARLTRLALVAAVAGAVLTGIAASPAAATAQPSPPLMRIMPLGDSITAGAGSSGGAGYRAPLWDRLVQQNRFVPDFVGSGSVGAVGDPDNEGHSGWTIDQVRAEIDRWQDAARPDVVLLHLGINDLKWHAADPEDAARRLLGLVDRLQAQRPGTAVIVLGLLPDTPGLERQTAAFNAVVQGQEASRQAAGQHFRYVAPPRLDLAAELPDGLHPNDAGYLKVATAYDAAIEQTVSDGWARRRPAPRAGTEAGGIGPVRWADFDGDGRSDQLTIADNGEVRARLNRTSGWQDVGRVATGVTTDRTRVRFADFDGDGRADYLLISADGGVTVYLNKGGDVSGPNGWQHIGQVAWGTTTRHEQVRFADFDGDGRTDYLAIADDGAVHAYLNRGGDAAGSTGWRDIGQIATGTTTDRTRVRLADYDGDGRADYWMISPSGAVTTYLNRGGDSHGGWQYLGQTATGLTTDHGKVQLADFDADSHADYLLTGSDGSISIHLFDGGDPSGPHGWNPIGTVIDAKPTETRNLPPSLG
- a CDS encoding FG-GAP-like repeat-containing protein; translation: MRIRRWLPAATLTAASAVAAAAGAPLASADPVSPANGNAPFTVEDGAYPSRSDVLGITGADLIAGDGNIALTSCSGPYQIMVWARNLKTEDSRICFSAANTGYLAVNIPRAFRIETNGRDLSAQVTINGQTSSLAVPKDTAKGFGESNPTDPQRATLLEMRVTGSATAPAQPSGDQTYAFAGKLTIGDNKRFCTATLVDPRWVLAAKSCFADKPAENNTVAAGAPKEKTTVTVGRTDLATSSGHTTEIVEVVPREDRDLVMARLEKPAFGVTPAAVSATAPTAGQELTVAGFGRTQSEWAPSKIHTAVFTVGTVAATGIDVAAKTPADATVCKGDAGAPAVRTENGKPAIVAIGSRSWQGNCLDNTETKTGAYDSRVDDLGQWISSLTSRRSTAVNEAGGNDRIRWADFDGDRKPDYISVADNGEVSVWLNRGGDPAGANGWQGIGRVATGLTNDRNRVRFADFDGDGKADYILINTDGSVEVYLNQGGDPGTGWKHLGKVASGVTNDATKVRFADWDGDGRSDYMVFNDSGALSVFLNRGGDQSGNGWPAAGTVASGVTSDRSRIRLADNDGDGKADYIQVKADGKVDLYLNRGGDPAGGNGWNTVGQIASGVTTDHTKIQFVDFNADTHADYLVAGTGGSASVWLWNGGDKSGPNGWTGIGKVASGT